Within the Ensifer canadensis genome, the region AGGCGGTTTCGCTGCGCGGCAAGCCTTGCCATCGTCTCGTGCTGGTAGGGAACTGTGCGGAACGTGACACTCCAATCATTGCCAACGCTTTCGACGATGGCGTAGCGCGCATCCGGCGAGCCGACTTCAACCTTGTGGGCGACCGGGCTGTCGGCGTCATATCCAGGGCAACCAACGCTGCCGGGGTTGACTACGAGCCGGCCGTCCGCAAGGCGGATCGCTCGGGGAGTGTGCGTGTGTCCGCAGAGAATGACTGGTTGCTTGATGCCTGTAGCGAGGACTTCGATGGCGCTGCGCGCTGCCAGATGGACCACGCCCTCCGCCGTCAATGCTTCGAGCCAGTACGCCTCGTCGCTCGCAGGCGTGCCATGGCAAAGAAAGAATGCATCGCGATAGACGAGGGTGGCCGGCAGGGTCGCTAGCCATTCAAGATGCCGAGGCTGCAATTCCGCATGGGCCGCGCGGTCGGACAACCCCATGCCGGTGGGATCGAGCGTCAGCAGGTATCGGTCATGATTGCCAGAGATCGAGGGGATGTTGCGCGCCATCAGGATATCGGCGGTGCGCGCCGCATTGAGCGGACCGCTGACATGGTCGCCGAGATTGACAATATCGGCGATCCCCAGCGCGTCGATATCGGCAAGCACCGCCTCGAGTGCAAGGTCGTTGCCATGGATATCGGAAATGATCGCAACCTTCATCGAGGTCCCCCTTGGCTCAGCGGTCTTTCGCCGGCTTTTCCATCCACTTGATGATCAGCATCGCCGGCAGCACCCAGAGCAGGCCGGTAAAGAAGAAGTACATCAGATGCACCCACCACGGCGCAGCGCCGAGCAGCAGTGACGCGAAGGTGACGGCGGCGAGCGCATAGACGATGACGAGGATGATGATCAGGATCGTACCGATCAGCTTTCTGAGACGTACGGGCATTTCAATTCTTTCAAATGGCGCGAGATCCGGCCGCGACGGCATGCCGCAAAGGGTTCGGCCTTGTTTTGCATGCCGCTCTGGTGCAAATCAACGGCTTTCCGGCAGGCGCGGCGATGAACCGCTCGCCGCCAACCCCGCGATACCAGAGGGAAAGCCATGGCAGGCGTCGAATTGGCGACAGAACAGATGCTCCGAAGCGAGATTGGCAGGACCGATCGCAACCGCCGGCAGATCCGCGGCTGGCTCGTCGTCGTTCTCTTTACGCTTTTTGCGCTGGTGCTTGTCGGCGGCGCGACGCGCCTGACCGAATCCGGCCTTTCGATCACGGAGTGGAAACCTATCCACGGTGTGATCCCGCCGCTGACGGCCGAGGAGTGGGAGGAGGAGTTCCAGCTCTACCAGCGCATTCCGCAATACCAACAGCTCAACAACGGCATGACCGTCGGCGAGTTCAAGACGATCTTCTGGTGGGAATGGGCGCACCGGCTGCTGGCGCGCACCATCGGCATCATCTTCGCCGTGCCGCTCGCCTTCTTCTGGCTGACGGGTCGGGTCGAACGCCGGCTGCGCTGGCCGCTGCTCGGCATTCTGGCGCTCGGTGGCTTCCAGGGTTTTATCGGCTGGTGGATGGTTTCGTCCGGTCTGGTGGAGCGGACCGAAGTCAGTCAATACAGGCTGGCGACCCACCTCGTCATCGCCTGTTTGATCTTCGCCGCCTGCATGTGGATCCAGCGCGGCCTTTGTCCGCATTCCGATGATGCGGCGCCGACGGATCGTTCGCGTCGGATGGCCGCCATCATCGCAGTCATGAGCCTGTTCCAGATCTATCTCGGCGCGCTGGTTGCCGGGCTCGATGCGGGCTTCAGCTACAATACCTGGCCGCTGATGGATGGCGCGTGGATCCCGTCCGATCTTTTCCTGCAGCACCCCTGGTGGATCAATGTCTTCGAGAACCCGAAGACCGTGCAGTTCATCCACCGGATCGGCGCCTACGTGCTGTTTGCGCTGGCGTTGATGCACGTGATCGCCTCGGTGCGGGCGGCGCCGGAATCGACCCATGCGCGCCGCTCGGTATTGCTGTTCGTGCTCGTCTGCGTCCAGGCGATCATCGGCATCACGACGCTCCTGCTGCAGGTGCCGGTCGGCTGGGGCGTCCTGCATCAGGGCGGTGCGCTGGTGGTGCTCGGCTTTGCCATCGCCCATTGGCGCGGCTTCATCGGCGAATATCCGAAGCCGACTGCAATCGAGTTGCGCAACTAAAACCCACAATCGCAAAGAAAAACCCGGCGAACGTCTCGCCGGGTTTTTTCGTTTGCAATTGCTGTAACCGATCAGGCGGACAGCATCAAATCCATGTTCTGGACAGCGGCCCCCGAGGCCCCTTTGCCGAGATTGTCGAGCAGAGCGACGAGGTTCACGTGAGTTCCGCCAGGCGTGCCGAACACGAACAGCTTCATCGTGTCTGCTCCTGCAAGTTCCGTGGCGTCGATGCGGCCGAGCTTTTCGCTGACGGCCAGCGGGACAACGTCGACGATCGATTGGCCGGCATAGTGCTCGACGAGCGCCGCATGAATGTTCTCGATCGTCGCGCCGGAGGCGAGATCGTCGAGATAGAGCGGAACCTGAACGATCATGCCCTGCGGGAATTTGCCGACGGATGGCGCAAATACCGGTGCGCGGTCGAGCAGGCCATGCATCTTCATCTCCGGCACGTGCTTGTGCTTGAGCGTCAGCCCATAGAGGAAATGTGGCGCGCTGATGTGATCCGGGTTCGCCTCGTCTTCCATCTGCGCGATCATCTGCTTGCCGCCGCCGGTATAGCCGGAAACGGCATTGACCGTGACCGGGTATCCATCGGGCAGGATGCCGGCCTGACGCAGCGGCCGGATCACGCCGATTGCACCCGTCGGGTAGCAGCCGGGATTGGCGACGTGGCGGGCATCACGGATCTTGGCGGGCTGTGTCTTGTCCATCTCCGCAAAGCCGTAGGCCCAGTCGGGAGTGATGCGATGCGCGGTCGACGTGTCGATGATGCGTACCCGGTTGTTGCCGGCAACCATGGAGACGGCCTCGCGCGATGCGTCGTCCGGCAGGCAGAGGATTGCGATGTCGGCATTGTTCAGAAGATCTTCGCGCATCGCGGCATTGCGTCGCTCGGCTTCCGGTATCGACAGGAGTTCGAGATCGCTGCGGCCGGCCATGCGGGTGCGGATCTGCAGCCCGGTGGTGCCGTGTTCGCCATCGATGAAGATCTTCGGTTTCATGATTTTCCCGTTCGTCCAGAAGGTTACGAGTCATTCCGGAATCAATCTGACACAGATTTGATTCAGTTTCTCAACGCCCCGTTCGCGCGTGAAGCGCCCGCCCGGTGGCGCGGTGGTGTTCATATATAAGCAGCGGCCGGAGCCCGCAACTGGGCGGCCCGCGCAAGCAACGGGCCGGCGACGCCGCGCCGCGCATTCCACGCTTAACCATGAATTGTGATTTACAACCCAGAGGTTGCCTTGTCGTCGGTAATTCTGCATCTGAGGCGCTGTCATAAAACTGTCATATGGGAGCAGAGGGTGAAATACGTGATCGAGCAGGCCGGGCGCGTGCTCAGGCATCCGCTGCCTATCTCGCTGGCGTTCCTGACGCTGCTCCAGGCCTTACACTATTTCGATACGCGGTGGCGGTTCGTGCCCTTCCTCGTCGCCGTGACGCTGGCGATCGCCGCACTGCTGTTCCTCTTGTCGCGCCGGCCGACTTTTTCGCTCTGGGCAGCGGGATTGACGGTATTGCTCATTGCGGCGATGTCGGAGGTCAAGTTCCGCCTCAAGGGTTTTTCCCTGCACGTTTTCGATTTCGCCTTTACCGGCCTTGATCGATCTGCGCTTTCCTTTCTGGTCGGCTCCTACTTCAATTTGTTGATTGCCGGACTGGCTGCGCTGGCCGCAGCATTCGTGTTCCTGGTCGTGGCATTCAGGAGCGACCGCCGGTCGGTTCGCTCTTTTGTCGTGCGCGCTTGCCTGTTTGTCATAGCGGCAGTCGGTGTTGTCGCTCTTTATCCGCAGAAGAACGGCGAGCCAGACTACGTCCATTACATCTCCGGTTATGACGCCTCGTCCTTCTTCGTGTCGATCGGCGATCTTGAGTTTCCGCTCGGGCGGATCGTCCTTGCCGGTCGACTGGAAAATGTCGAAGCGGAGGGGAAGCTCAGCGATGACATCAGCTGCGGCGTGGCGGCCAGCCAGCCCGACCTGTTTCTCGTTCTCAGCGAGAGCCAGACCAGCCCCAGCTATTTCCCGCAGGTAACGGTCCCTGAATGGATGAGTGCGTCGTTCCAATCACAGGACGGCCGGGTGCATCCGATGCAGGTCGAGACGTTCGGCGGCGGCACATGGGTCACGAATTTCTCCGTGATGACGGGGCTCTCCGGAGCAGATTTCGGCTGGCAGAGCCCCTATGTGACGCAGATCCTGGAAGGCCGGGTCAAGGCGAGCCTGCCGAGCCTCATGGCACGCTGCGGCTATCGCACCATCGCCGTGATGCCGATGCAGGCGAGCTTCGTCAATGAAGGGCCGTTCCTGACCTCGATCGGATTCCAGGAAATCGTCGATTTCGACGCAATGAAACCGGAGTCGCACTTCGTGCGCGATCGTTTCTATTTCGATGTCGTAGAACGAATTGTGCGCGAGCACC harbors:
- the argC gene encoding N-acetyl-gamma-glutamyl-phosphate reductase, giving the protein MKPKIFIDGEHGTTGLQIRTRMAGRSDLELLSIPEAERRNAAMREDLLNNADIAILCLPDDASREAVSMVAGNNRVRIIDTSTAHRITPDWAYGFAEMDKTQPAKIRDARHVANPGCYPTGAIGVIRPLRQAGILPDGYPVTVNAVSGYTGGGKQMIAQMEDEANPDHISAPHFLYGLTLKHKHVPEMKMHGLLDRAPVFAPSVGKFPQGMIVQVPLYLDDLASGATIENIHAALVEHYAGQSIVDVVPLAVSEKLGRIDATELAGADTMKLFVFGTPGGTHVNLVALLDNLGKGASGAAVQNMDLMLSA
- a CDS encoding sulfatase-like hydrolase/transferase, whose amino-acid sequence is MKYVIEQAGRVLRHPLPISLAFLTLLQALHYFDTRWRFVPFLVAVTLAIAALLFLLSRRPTFSLWAAGLTVLLIAAMSEVKFRLKGFSLHVFDFAFTGLDRSALSFLVGSYFNLLIAGLAALAAAFVFLVVAFRSDRRSVRSFVVRACLFVIAAVGVVALYPQKNGEPDYVHYISGYDASSFFVSIGDLEFPLGRIVLAGRLENVEAEGKLSDDISCGVAASQPDLFLVLSESQTSPSYFPQVTVPEWMSASFQSQDGRVHPMQVETFGGGTWVTNFSVMTGLSGADFGWQSPYVTQILEGRVKASLPSLMARCGYRTIAVMPMQASFVNEGPFLTSIGFQEIVDFDAMKPESHFVRDRFYFDVVERIVREHREKDRRPLFIAMQTLFPHGPYDMTLVPQDALPDKAFAPDAQVDEYLRRVALSKQDLQDFRRERERMPGPNGTIVLDFGDHQAVATKDYLAAGTPGNNVFSDLGSIAYKTYYTVHGYGRDIDMRPFAIPLDVGFLAASLIEAAGLPTSPTFEALARLRDACEGRYHACPDRALVDQHLRQRQDAGLLNLD
- a CDS encoding metallophosphoesterase family protein; amino-acid sequence: MKVAIISDIHGNDLALEAVLADIDALGIADIVNLGDHVSGPLNAARTADILMARNIPSISGNHDRYLLTLDPTGMGLSDRAAHAELQPRHLEWLATLPATLVYRDAFFLCHGTPASDEAYWLEALTAEGVVHLAARSAIEVLATGIKQPVILCGHTHTPRAIRLADGRLVVNPGSVGCPGYDADSPVAHKVEVGSPDARYAIVESVGNDWSVTFRTVPYQHETMARLAAQRNRLQWAQALATGFLGG
- a CDS encoding DUF2842 domain-containing protein, with the translated sequence MPVRLRKLIGTILIIILVIVYALAAVTFASLLLGAAPWWVHLMYFFFTGLLWVLPAMLIIKWMEKPAKDR
- a CDS encoding COX15/CtaA family protein, with the protein product MAGVELATEQMLRSEIGRTDRNRRQIRGWLVVVLFTLFALVLVGGATRLTESGLSITEWKPIHGVIPPLTAEEWEEEFQLYQRIPQYQQLNNGMTVGEFKTIFWWEWAHRLLARTIGIIFAVPLAFFWLTGRVERRLRWPLLGILALGGFQGFIGWWMVSSGLVERTEVSQYRLATHLVIACLIFAACMWIQRGLCPHSDDAAPTDRSRRMAAIIAVMSLFQIYLGALVAGLDAGFSYNTWPLMDGAWIPSDLFLQHPWWINVFENPKTVQFIHRIGAYVLFALALMHVIASVRAAPESTHARRSVLLFVLVCVQAIIGITTLLLQVPVGWGVLHQGGALVVLGFAIAHWRGFIGEYPKPTAIELRN